GGAAGGCGGGGACCCACACACAGCACGTGCCTGGCACACACACCACATCCAGCACATTCTATGATGATGATCGGGAAAAGATACTCTAGACAAATACAGGGTATTGTGAGATCCTGTTGAGTTTGACAGTTTTCTGCTGAGTTGACCAACAGAGTATACAGTCGACCCTTGAACGACctgggtttgaactgcgtgggtccacttagAGTGGATGTTTTTCGGTAGTAAATTCTACAGTGCAACAGGGTCTGTCGTTGGCTAAATTTGTGGATTCAGAGGAACCACAGATACGAAGGGCCAACAGTAAATTATACATAGGTGGATTAACTGCAGCATTGTACAAGGATCAACTGTGGACTGAAAATGCTTTGTTCGTGTTGATGACGAGGATAATGATAAGATTAAAGCCAAGGTTTCTTTAAAGGTACTGTGGCTTTACTACCTTTAAGGTTTAAAACATTTCTGACAATCCCACAAGGCCCTGTATGATCAGGTTTCTTCCTACCATCCCAGCTCCCTGCAATGCTATTCTCTGGTTCGCTTTACTGCAGCCATACTGGGACCAATGGTGCTTTAGCTCCTTCTCACAACAGGACCTCTTGCATATGCTGTACATTGTTCTGTCTGGAGCCCTTCCAAGCCTTTATGGTAAATAGTGCGAATCCAGATCATAGCATAAAAGTGACATCTTCAGAGAAGATGCCCCAAAGCCTCCACcctatatttttccttcattgtgACCAGATAATCGTGGAGCTCGTTGCTTGCCTTGGCCTGTGATCTTCCTTAGACAGGTGTCTGGCTTGTTCATCTCTGAATTCACATGGCTCTTCCAGAGAGTGTGCCCACTAggaggtgctcagtgaatatctACTAAAGCAATAAATGTTGAGTGACTCATCCACAATTCAGTTAaaagttttggttttctttttctctctttagctGGGAAGTTATCAATTCCAAACCAGATGAAAGACCCAGGCTCAGCCACTGTCTTGCAGAATCATGGATGAATTTCAGCATATTTCTTCAAGAAATGTCTCTGTTTAAACAGCAGAGCCCTGGCAAGGCAAGTTTTCCAGAAAAGGAGAATGATGTGTGTGCTTTAAAACGTGAACTAAACTTGGAAACAAATGAATTAACCTATTTTATCAGCCTGTAAGGGTTCTCCAATTCTGAATATAATACACTACGAACACGTGCCATAAAAACTGATATTAGCAAGGTTCAGAAATGTTAGTGTTGTTAGCACTAGAAAATCCTTAACCTTATATTTTGAAATTGGATTGGATTTCTATTTTATCTGTATTTATGTAGCTTATTAACTAAAATGAATGATGATTTGTCCTCTCAGCCAGACCGAGGATAAAAACGTGTTATTAAGAATTTCAGTTTATATTATCTAGGCTGGTTCTCACGTCAAAGGAACACATAGCCctttgagggtgtttttggagGTAACTGAGTCTCACTTTCAGCCTAAAAAGTGGAGATTCTTGAATGCTTTacttaagaaagaaaatctttggCAGAAACATCCACAGtgattatataaatggaatgagtATTTTTCCAACAAAGATGAAAACCCACGAGGAGAGAGTTGAGTGGTTTGAAAGGGGTTACAAGAAATGCCCACTATAGGGTTTTTATGTGGAGAGGCAGCTTCCACTGTATCTTGACAGCACCGGTGAGCTACAGAATCATCAATAGACCCCTTCCCTTCCAGTGCTGTGGAAACGAATGTCCACCTGTAGTTGGAAGGAAGAACCTAGGAATGTCTTCATTTAAAATCCCTCTCTTTGTACCGTGTTACAGGAAATCTAACTTCAATGAGTAAGAGAACTATATTCGGACACATTTTGAGCATACTAAAGTTGCAACATTGTATATGGATAAGTTATTTTAATCACTGAAGGTGATTTTTAGAAAAGATATCAACATGGTAGCGGGGTGGGGTGACTTGTGTTTTTGATGCTTATTTTACTGAGatgattaaacacatttttagaagATTCTGAACTTAAACTTCTGCGTTGGGTTGCATTAATATACCGTAAGTCAATTAACCTAAGATAACAATGCTACAAATTTAGTGGATAATGTGAAATCCCTTTGCGAAACTGAATTCTGGATATAGTAAtgcttttatttgttcttttaacttttatggtctttcctcttccattttgCTATTAGAATTCCATATTCTTCAAGGATCCCTGATGTTTGAGAAACAGCTcttacttttgttttccttttgactAGTGAATTTACTAACCCTGTGCCAAGAATGAAAAATCAAAGTTAATCTGAATTTTAGACCCCCTTGCTGTTTCTCTTAATCAGTTATTGATCAGAGTTCTGTATCCTTTCcttgtgtgtctttttgaaattcCCTTAATGAATTTTCTTGGCTGATCAGTGAAATTTAGTACCGTAATTTAAAGGTAAAGCAAAGAAGTaagatagtttattttaaataatagagtgtgaaaaagaagtgaagacttTATGGGAGAATTTTTCTGTCTTGATGTTTTACTTAAAACGACCAAGATTCTTTTGGCTTCGACTGACAGAAAGAACATAATCAAATTTCACTGGTGGAATTTAGTTTCATTTGCCGGACAGATATGGTTAGGAAGGAGGATAGTAATGGCCAGTCGATTTATCCCGGCTGCTTATCAGCTGTGCAAATTACtgttatatttatgtaaataccTCTCACTTCTATAACATGTTTTGCTGTGTTTATGAATTTCTGTGGATTTATAGAAACAGTTTGAACCTACAGATTTCGTTACTGGGCTGCATTGTTTTCAGCGAGTGACCCTGAGTAAAACAAGTTTCTGGGTACATACTATTCTTCAGGTCTCTTGCACCTGGTAATACAGCTGCAGGCATGATTAATAGGAGATGTTGTTCTCTGTGCCAGAGGTTAGCTTCTGGAACCTTCCAAATGATTATCACTTAATGTGAAAGTGGGCTAAGGCTGGTTGAACACAGCAGTCATTAGTCAGATCTAAGTGCAGAGAACACCGTTTGAAAAACATTTGCCATAACATGATAGACGGCATATAGGTCAATAATTTTGCGTGTATCCTGTGCTCTAAAGTATCTTGATGTTATGTACAACTGTCACATGTTGCttctattatttttagttttgtctcCTGGTCTGCAGTGTATGCACCTTTTTTACGATCTTGGGAAGTTACATTCCTGGGGTTATACTGAGCTATCTACTGTGTAAGTATGGTAGAACATTTTGTCTAATTGATGGGACACATATGGTATCATTTAATGGTCTACAAGACGTTCCACAGCTTAGAAGAGGAGGGATGTGTTCTTGATTATAAAGCAAGTTGATTATTCTTTAATTTCCTGCTGTACaaagtttctcctttttctagAGACATGTTGCTATTTCAAAATGATAAGAATAGCTGTCAAAATGCAAGGTTATATATaagtgattcattttattttaaattatgtcagTAAAGCTGTAAACAAGCTCTACTCTCCACCCCCCACAAATACGTGAATACTTTTGCCATTGTGCATGAGCTGCGgctcaaaatataattaaaaccacaatgagacaccattaTATCCCCACCAAAACGGCTGACATTAAAAACACCGACTATATCAAGTGTTAGCCAGGATATGGTGGGTAGGTagaatggtacaaccactttggataacagtttggtagttttttaaaagctactaTGTGACCGAGGCATTCCACAGCTAGGTGTTttcccaagagaagtgaaagcatACACCTATACAAAGACTTGTCcacaaatgttcatagtggcTTTATTTGTGTTAGCCAAAAACAGAAGACAATTCGTATGTCCATCAACAAACAGACGGgtgaacaaactgtggtacatccatacaatggattacTACTCAGCACTAAAAAAGTGATGTATGCAACAGtctggatgaatctcaaaataattagaTTGAGTGGGAGAAGCCAGgtaaaaaaaagagtacatactgtttgattccattgATATATAATTCAAACTAATCTTTAGTGACAGAGCACATAAATGGTTGCCTGGGGATGAGGCGGGTAGGGCAGGGAAAGACCAGAGGGAGGGATTAAGAGaaacatgaggaaacttttgggggtggtATGGTCACTATCTTTATCATGATAAGAGTTTCTTAGTTGTATGCATATGTCaaaacatcaaattgtacactttaaatatgtgcagtttattgtatgtcaattgtaACTCAAAAGTGCTGGAAAAAAAGTTTCGATTTCCTGCTTCtcctaaaaaatataaagatctGGCCCTGCCACCTTTAGATGGGGCAGTCGCTCTCCACCCAACCAACCCTCGTATTTCCCTAGTTTTCTCGCACCAGCCTTTAACATTTACAGATACCTACCTCCTTGTCTTCTAGAGATATTtgagtttgcatctgctgtttAAAAGGTAAATGGGCACGTGTCCTGACAACAGCAGAGAAATAAACAGTAGGGAATACAACGCCTTTCCTGTGttgatcttcatttctttttgtattccTGATGCCTCACACACAAAGGGCCAATGGTCAGAGCTCACATCCATTCTCCCAAGTAGAACTCCTGTGGAATATCAGCCCTTTGATCTGCCTTGTttaggagggaaaggagaagagagctaGGGAAAGCGAGTCTAATACGGGCAAATCATTATTCAGATGGTCTGTATTTATCTCATTTATCCTTCCCAGCAACCCCAAGAGATGAGGTCATTATCCCAGTATTACTGACGAGAGGCTAACAGATAGTTAATAACGTTTCTATGGAGAAATgatcatttaacaaataaatagagTTGATATTTTAATCCAGGACTGTTGTCGGGAAAGCACGTAACCTTTGTACAAATTTTGAGGGTAAGAGGATTGAAGGGATGGAGTTACCTAATTGCAAGTCTTTGAAAACCATGACTGTTGGGTTGTGTGTATATAGGAGAAAATGGTTTCATTACAGggggaagaataaaaactatggACTTATTTCACAGAGGCgcttccttaagaaaaaaaacccaatttgTCCGTAAGGGAACTGAAATAATTTTGTGACATACTAAGATGTAGCCTTTGGAAAGTAAGGTCACTTTCCTTAAACTCTCTTCCTCCTTATCTTGCAGTACTATGTGCATTTCTGtgtccattttttaagtgtaatgATATTGGacaaaaaatatacaacaaaatcAAGTCATTTCTGCTGAAACTAGATTTTGGAATCAGAGAATATATTAACCAGAAGAAACGTGAGAGAGCTGGTAGGTAACGTTTGAATTTTAGATTCCACGCATGAGATGAGACATCAGCTGGCTATTATGAAATCACCTTTAATACATTTCAGGGTGTTTTAGCCTTTCACCACATTATTATTACAGAAGCAAATCCCCCCAAAGTAACATAGCTTTTTCCTATTTTAGGCTTTTATGCTTTTCTCAAACATACAACAAATCGCCTTTTTAATCCAAATTgtcaggggagagagaaaaggcttCAACACTTCTGTATTTGCTActtactatttattttctctaagtCGTTTTCTTTGGGAGTGGACGGTTGCAAATAACAAATGACACAGGCAGGGCTGTGTGTGGGAGCCAGTAGAGGGGGCCAGTAGAacgggaaggaaaagaaaataggggGAAGACTAATGtgctcctttttcactttttaacttGGCTTGTGACCTTACAGATTCTCAAACTACAGGGAGCATCGGAATTGTCTGAAGAGCTTGTTAAAGCTTAGATTGCAGGGCCCataccccagagtttctgattcagctgGTCTAGGGGAGTGCCTGGGGATTTGCCTTTCTAAAAGTCCAGGGGCCACACTATGAGGACCACTGATATGGACCATTTCCCTCGGAAACCAAACAGTTGCAAATACGTGGACCTTGTTATGTGCAAACATTTAATTACGTGGAGGCGTTGGAGAATATGAGGAAGGTGGGATAAGGATATCTAATGGGTAAAATACACGCTGTCTAAGCTGGCCAGGAAACTGAAAGCTTCCAAATTTTTTCCCAACAGaagcagataaagaaaaaagtcacaaagATGACAGTGAATTAGACTTTTCAGCTCTCTGTCCTAAGgtattttttgtttagttttcaatTTGTTCCTGTGTGGTTTGACTGTAAATTTATCTAAATGTACCAAAACTGGAATGATATTCTTAATAGACTCCTCCTGTTTCTCTAAGATGATTGAACAATATCGAAaggaaaatgtttcaaaagaCTCCCCACAGAAGTTTGAAATGTGTCACTGGTATTTATATTAACACAGATTAGCCTGACCGTTGCCGCCAAAGAGTTGTCTGTGTCTGACACAGATGTGTCCGAGGTCTCCTGGACTGACAATGGGACCTTCAACCTTTCAGAAGGATACACTCCACAGACGGACACTTCTGACGGTATGCTCACACTCCTAGAtgctctgatttttataattatgaGTGCGTGCAAAGGTATTTAATCTGTCAACTGCTGACTGGATAAACAAGGTGTGGTACATCTACACAATGGAATCTCACTTGGCTATAAAAATGAAGTACTCACGtttgctacaacgtggatgaaccttaaacACGTTATGCTAAAGTGGGGGAAGCCAGACACACAAGTCCACACCTTGGGTAactccatttctatgaaatgtccagaataggcaaatccgtGCAGAAGGAAAATGGGTTAGTGGCTGCCAGcggctgggggaagagggaatgGTGGGTGACTGGTaattaatatgtttcttttgggatgatgagaatgttctagaattagatggtggtgatgttgaacagctttgtgaatatattagaaaacacttaatcatatactttaaaagggtaagTTTTatagtatatgaattatatctcaaaagcTATTTTTTTGAAGAGTATGAGAAAAATATCTAAGCTAATCAATGTCCAAATCTgcctttattttgaaaacaaacaattGACGATGTAAACACTTAACTTCTGGAATAGCTGGTGGCATTGTTTATAGCAGTAATGGGACGGGGAAGGAGAGAAGCTAATCCCATATATCCAGGGCTAGTCCTTATTAAGAGGGACTGAAGCATGGGGGGCAAGTTTCCCAGATCCAAAGCTGATTCCAGGGTTTCtcatatactattttttttttttaactaacttgtttttcttccaagttagttaaaaaaaaaaaaaaaaaagctttcttatcttttataattaggttaagtacaatttaaaatgaaatttgagaCAAGTCTTGTGCAATAACTTTTGCTAGTCTCATTGGATTATTTcaagtcattttaacaatatactgAAAATGTAAGCAGGTTATAATGGAGGATtatgaattaattattttatacgTGTCTTTATAAGCAAGaacacactttctttttctagaggaaggaagaaggctgTGTAGTGTTGAAAAAATACAGGTTTGGAGATTGGGAGACCCAAGTGTAGCCTTGCTTTTGTCATTAACGTTATTGTATGACCTTGAACAGGTGACATGATTTCTGTGGACATTAGAACAAGAGGGTCACTGAAGTCCTCTCAAGCTCTACAAGCTGTACATACCT
This genomic interval from Phocoena sinus isolate mPhoSin1 chromosome 3, mPhoSin1.pri, whole genome shotgun sequence contains the following:
- the RETREG1 gene encoding reticulophagy regulator 1 isoform X2, with product MLEGEDFGSGKSWEVINSKPDERPRLSHCLAESWMNFSIFLQEMSLFKQQSPGKFCLLVCSVCTFFTILGSYIPGVILSYLLLLCAFLCPFFKCNDIGQKIYNKIKSFLLKLDFGIREYINQKKRERAEADKEKSHKDDSELDFSALCPKISLTVAAKELSVSDTDVSEVSWTDNGTFNLSEGYTPQTDTSDDLDRPSEEVFSRDLSDFPSLENGTGTNDEDELSLGLPTELKRRKEQLDRGPRPSSERQSVAGLTLPLSGDQTFHLMSNLAGDVITAAVTAAVKDQLAGMQQALSQAAPSPGEDTDMEEGDDFELLDQSELDQIESELGLSQDQEAEAPQNKKSSGFLSNLLGGH